In Blastococcus saxobsidens DD2, the genomic stretch AGGTGCACCGGTTGGCCGAACGTGAAGGAGTCGGGGTGGAACAGACCGCGGCTGCCGTCACCGGCCTCGACCGCGGAGAACCGGGCGCCGAGGCGGCGGCGGACGTCGGCGCGGAAGTACTCCGGCGCCACGCACACCTCGAGCTCCAGCTCCAGGGCGACGAACCTCGGGCCGTCCACCTCCAGGTCGTGACCGGCGGCACGGAACGGCTCGACGTGCTCCCGCAGCCGCTTCTCCAGCGCAGCGTCCAGGACCGTCTCCCCGGCGGGGTCGACGGTCAGGAAGACCGTGTGCCAGCTGCCGGTCCAGCGCATCTCGGCCGCGGCCCGCTGCACGCCGGGCATCGCGACCGCCACCCGTTCGTAGTCGGCCGGGGTGACCGCGCGCTGCTGGGTGCGGAAGGCCTCCGGAGCCCGGCGGCGTACCTGTGCGATCGTCTCGGGAGCGGTGCCGCCGTACGCCGGGAGCGGGTTGCGCACCCCCGCCACGCGGGCATCGAGGGTGACCACGTGGCCGACGGCGTCGGTCCCCACGTTCCCCTCCACGCCGTTGCCGACCCGGTACGTCCCGGAGAACGCCTCCGCCACCCGGGGCGGACGTCCGTGGCCGTGGGCGCCGAACCGCAGGTGGCACGACCCGTCGGCCTCGACCTCGGCCACCAGGTGGGGGTCCTCCGCCCCGGAGTCGAGCAGGTCCGGGACGGCCGTCCACTCGGTGCTGTCGGCCTCCAGCGTGCTGGTGGGCGTCAGCTCGGGTCGCGTGGTGGCCGGGTCGCTGCGAACCGCCGCGGCGGCCGGCGCATCCGGGTCGAACCGCAGCCGCTGCCGCTCGCCGTCGTCGCGGCGGACCGACGTGGTGGCGGCCTGGGTGAGCGGCCCCTCGGCCAGCTCCGGCCGGTACCTGCCGGTCGTCACCTGCCCCAGCCGCTCGGTGACCGTGCGACCGTGGTCGGCCAGCACCATGTTGCCCCAGGCCTCGCTGCCGCTCGAGACCGCCGGCCGACCCGCGGCGATGTCGCCGGAGGAGGTGACGCACAGACTGAACGGCAACGCGTCCTCCGCCGCCCAGGCCACCCGGGTGACCCTCGTGCCGGTGAGCGGATCCGTGATCGGCGCCCCGCCGTCGAACGCCTCGGCCTCGACCACCCTGACCGGGTGCCGCAGCGTCGGGTCGGCGTCCGCCTCCAGGCCGGTGACGGCGCTGCGGGTCTGGGCCAGCACCAGCACGTCGCCCGGTTCCAGGTCCGGGAAATGGCCCGCCAGGGCCGCCTCGCGGGTCCCGGTGGCCAGGGCGAACTCCGGCAGTCCCCAGTCGTACAGGCCCATCGCGTCGTGGGCGGCGAAGAGCCGCAACGGCGGTGCGGGCACTGCCCGGTCGAGGCTGGCGACCATCGGCTCGAACCACTGGGCCCCGGACGAGAACGCCACCGTCTCCTCCCGGGAGCCCGGGGTGATCCGGTCCGGAAGACCCGGCACCCGGGTGAGGAAGGTGAGTTCGGAGGGAGCAGGCGACAGGTCGGCCGTGACGCGCACCTGCACCCAGGTGCGGGCGTTGCACCCGTCGTGCATGGCGTAGTCGACCAGCCGGGCGTGCCGGCGCACCGAGCGCCGCAACCGGGCGGTCGCCAGATAGGCCTCGGTCGCGACCGCGTCCTGCTGGTAGCTGAGCCGGTCGCCGGTCCAGGCGAAGAGCTCGACCAACGTCACCGCGAGGTCGGCCGGGCTGCGGTCCCCCCACTCCGGGCTCAGCAGGGAGACCCTGTCCAGCATCAGGCGCCGGAAGGTGGAGTAGTCCTTGGCCAGCCGGTCCAGTCCGGGCTCCGGTTGGTGGGTACCGACGCAGACGTGGCCGAGACGACAGTCCAGGTCGGTGGGGCAGTCGACCGTGAAGGAGAAATCGATCCCGTGCAGCAGCGGGTCGAAGCCCACCGGTGGGCGTCGGTCGACGGCCGAACGGACGAGGTCGAGGCGGTAACGGGAGGTGTCGCCCGAGGAGGTGGCGCGCACGGTCACGCGGTCGGTCCCGATGGACAGCACCGCAACCATCGGGGCCGGGATCCGCTGTCCGCCGCTGATGCTGATCCCGGAGGCCGTCAGTGCCGCCTGGTGTGTGGCGGTGAGCGGGTTGACGAAGTGGAGGACGAGCTTGCGCTGCCACAGCAGCTGGTCGCGGTGCGGCCCGGCGGGCAGAGCGGCGTAGGTCGCCTGCTCGTCGGCAGGGAGCTCGCCGGGGACCAGGTCGGCCACCTCCAGCCAGTCCATCGCGTTGAGCTGCGGATGGCCGGTCACCGCAGCACGCCTGGCCTCGGCGTCGGCGCACCTGAAGAGCAGCGGGTCCATCAGCCTGTCCCTCGGCGCTCGAAGATCTCGGTGTGGGTCTCGCCGGTGCGGTTCTCCTGGAACGTGACCTGGATCCTCGACGTGGAGTCGTGGGAGGTCACCTCGACCTGCTCCACCTGGATCAGGTCCCCGAGCCACTGCTGGAGTGCGGAGCGGACCAGGAACTCGGTGGTGGCCGACAGCTCGTCGCCCAGACCGTCGAAGGGCAGCTGACCCAGGCCCGAACCGAACGTGGGCCGGTTGAGCCGCTCGCCCGGCCGGGTCATCAGGACCTGCTCGACCAGACCGCGCAGCCACACCGCGTGGGAGGCGCTCGCGGTGCGGCGCCGGCCGTCGAACCGGTAGGGATGCTCCAGGTGCACGGTGGTCTCCTAGGTCGCGATCACGCGGGTCTGGGCGGAGACCGGCAGCAGGGGCGTACCGGTGGGGACACAGGTCGAGCTGCTCGTCTGCAGGACGACGGGTTGGCCCAGGACCATCACCCGGGTCGCCCCGACCGTCCACTGCCCGGTGGCGCACGGGCCGTTGCCGCCGGTGGGCACGAACGGACAGCCGGCGACCGTCCAGGGTGCCGGGAGCGTCGCCACGGGCATCCCCGAGACGGTGACCCGGGCCATCGGCGCGGACGGCGTGGCTTGGCCGCCGTGGGTGCAGGTCACCACGGCTCCGCTGTGCAGGATCGGCCCGGGCATCTCACACCACCGTCAGCGCGCCGTTGTTGACCGTCACGGTCGGCCCGGTCATCACGATGGAGGCGCCCTTGCCGTTCTGGATGTAGATGCCGGTGTCGTTGACGATCAGGGTGGCGCCGGTGGCGCTCTTGAGCATGATCCCGCCGGTGGGGCCCGGCAGGTCGGAGATGGCGAGGGTCTGCTGGCCGGCGGTCTGCAGCACGATGCTGGGGGATACCGGGAGCCCGGCCTTGGCCAGGGTCGGCGGGTCCGCCGGGGTGCCCCACCGGCAGCCGGTCCAGATCGGGCGCGACGGGTCACCGGCCTCGAACTCGACCCACACCCCCGCCCCCGTCGGCGGCACGAACCAGGCGCCCATCGGCGTACCGGTGGGGCCGGCGAGCGGCACGCACGCCTCGGCCCAGCTCGACGGCACCAGGCCGAGCACGTCGGGCACGGCGACCAGGAGCCGCCCCAGGCCCTTGGGGTCGATGTTGTTGACCACCGTTCCGCGGTACTTGCCGTACCAGGTCCTGGTCCCGGCCGGATTCGACGTGCTGGGCGTCATCTGGGCTGTCATGTCGCTCCTCAACCGACCGGCACCACGGGGGTCGGCGAGATCAGCCCGTCCCGCGAGAGCGTGAAGGACTGCTTGTAGGAACTCGGGGTGAGCTCGTGGGTGACGGTGTTGACGTAGTAGAGGCCGTCGTAGGCCAGGCCGGCACCGCGTACGCCGACCAGCTGGCGGGCGCGCAGGGGCCGGCCGTAGGTGGCGACGTCGAGGGTGCCGTTGGCGGTGATCGCGTCCGAGGAGCGCATCAGGTCGCCGAGGATCCGCTTGGCGGCCTCGGCGGGCTCGAGGTGGCCACCCTGAGCGAACTCCACCCGGGCCGGCGGCGTCGGGCGCAGCCCCAGCGGCGGGCGGACCACGCTGATGTCGGGCACCGGGATCGGCACCGGCACCTTGTGGGTGATCGGGTCGAAGATCGTGTAGACGGTGACCTTTTTGGCCCTGCCGTCCAGCGAGATCGAGAGCGAGTCGACGTTGGTGGCCTCGTCCAGGTCGACGCTGAGCGCGGGTTGTGGGATCGGGACCCGGACGTCGGGGCCGAAGTAGGCGATGCTCGTGCCGGGCATCGGTCCGGGTTCGAGGTAGAAGACGTAGCCGCAGCGCTCGGCGTGCTGGCGGATGTAGTCCAGGTCGGTGCCGGTGTGGGTGTCGAAGCCGTCGAGCGGGTTGCGCAGCGCGCTCACGATCGGCGGGATCACCACGGGTGCGATGCCGAGGACGGCGTACTTGGCGAGGATCGCGTAGAGCTGGGCGACCTCGGGCATCGCCGGGTAGCGCATGAACGGCATCTCGACCAGGTCCATCAGCACCGAGAGGTCCTCGCCGATGATGCTCAGCGTCGATCCGCCCGGGGTGTTGGAGGGAGTGACCTCGTGGTGGGTGACCACCCCGTCCACCAGCACGTGCGGGAGTCCCCGGATCGTGACCACGATGACGACCCGGGTGACGATCGGGTCCAGGTAGCCGGCCGGCAGCAGGATTCGGGTGAGGTCGGAGGTGCGCCCTGCCTCCATCACGATCTGGAAGCCGGTCAGGGCGGCACCGGTGCTCACGCGTACCGAGACGACGGACTCCATCACGCTGCGAAGGGCCGGCAGCGGGACACCGGGGCCGATCAGCAGGGTGAGGTCCGCGGACTCGATCACGACCCACCTCCGGGCAGTCCGGGCGGCAGGGTGATCCGCAGCCGCCGGCCGGGCCGGGCGGTCAGCTCGTCGGGGTCCAGGCACAGGTTGGCGTCGCAGATCCGCCAGGAGAGCTCGGGGTCGGAGAACACCGCCGCGGCGACGAGGTCGAGTCGGTCGGTGGGCTCGACCTCGTGCTCCCCCACCTGGACCAGCGCGTCCGGGTCGGGCAGGAAACGTCGGCGCAGGTAGCGCACCGGGTTGCCGTCGTCGTCGAGCGTGGTCGCCAGCGGGGTGGCGTGGTAGCGACTGTTGGGACCGAACGGTGAGACGGTCGCCCCTGCCTGGGAGAGCATCGCGGCGAGCTGCTGACGTGCCTGGTCGTCGTTCACGGGATGGCTCCGATCCCGAGTGAGGCGAGCGCGGCGTCCGATACCTTGCGCGACAGCGACGCCTTCGTCCCGAGGTAGGTGAGGTAGATGCCGCCGCCGCGCTGGTCGTAGCCGAGGTCGCCCGCGGTCAGCACGCGCATCCCGACGGTGACCTTGGCCCGCACCGGGTTGAGCCGGGCGTCGAACGCCTCCTCGGTGACCGCGAGCTCGCTCAGCTGGACCGGCAGGATCCGCTTGGCACTCCAGACGAAGAGGGTCAGCGGGCCCTGCGCCGAGATGATCTCGATCGCACCGGCCGACGCCAGCGCGTCGCGGCGACGCAGCTCACCCAGGCTCGGGTGGACCAGCTGCTCGAGCGCGGCCAGCATCGGGTGCACCCCGAGCTCGGCGCCTGCGCCCTTCTCCATCGCGTCGGTGGCGTCGAGCTCGACCTCGATCCTCAGCGTCTCGGTCGGAGGCTTGCCGATCCGCAATGCCTCAGGGCCACCGTCTGTCCCGGAGAGCTTGAGCGTGCGCGCCATGGAGTCGGGGTTGTACTGCAGCATCACCACCCGGCGCACGGCGCCGCTGCCGGCGTCGACCTCCACCAGGCCGCCCTTGACCAGTCGCGGGCTCAGCACGGCGGCACCGCCCCTCGGATCTCGTGCGAGACGTCTCGGACGACCTGGCGGGCGACCACCTGCGCGACGGTCGGGATGACCTCACCTGCTCCGTGGTCGGCCAGCTCGTCCGACTGCCACAGGGCGCTTTCCAGCGCGCGGCGTACGGCGGCCTCGTCCGGGTGCGCGTCTGCTCCGAGGTCCAGGGCCAGGGACTCGACGTACACTTCCACGTGGGTCGTCATGGCCGCTCCCCGTCACGGCCGCCCCAGTTGGCGACCTTCGTCGCGGTGCCCTGCACCGTGAACCACTTGCCGACGAGGTTCCAGAGTGCACCGCGCTTCACCGTGCGGCGGTCGGAGGCCAGGTACATCACCGTGTAGTCGCGGTACCACCGGCCCAGGAAGGCGTACCGGTTCTTCTCGCGGTCCAACGGCCAGAGGTTGTCGAACTTGTTGGTCCCGCCGAAGCCCAGGTCCTGGACGTGGTCGATGTCGCTGTCCTGGAGCCTGGTGACGCCCACCTGGTCCAGGGCAGCCCGCATCTGCTTGGGCGGGTTGGCCTCCCGTCTCGACTTCGTCCGCTGCACCAGACTGCCCTTGCGGATCAGGTGCTCGTCCTCGATGCCGACGGTGACCACGGTCCCGGTCGGGAGCGTGACCGGGTGGCGGGCCGACGCGGCTGCCGGGAAGGGCACCTTGACGCCGGGATTGGGCAGCCTCAACCCGCCGGCGCTGCCGCGGTACCAGCCCTCGTCCTTGTACCACCAGAGCGGAATCGGATCCTTCCGCTGACCGGTGTGGAGGCCGACCGGGTCGTCGACGACCGTGATGGCGCGCTTGCCCATCCTGCCCATCGTCCCGGTGATCTGTACGCCGCGGTGGCCACCCCGGCGGCCCTCCTCCGCGAAGTACTCGGTGTCGAGCGAGGTGTAGCGGTAGGGCTCCTTGAACCTCTGGACCGCGGTGCGCACCCCGCCGAGGCCACGGCTGTCGTCAGACAGGCTCGGCACCCACGCCTCGATCGCCTTCTGCCCGGAGTCCCAGCGCTCCCGGTAGCCCATCAGCACGATTGCGGTCGCGGACGTACCGGCGGGCCTGCGTCGGAGCTCCACCCGCCACGCGCCACGATCCGGCACGGCGGTGACCCTCGTGCGTCCGACCACCGTGGAGTGCCGCTTGGCGATCGCCCTGCCCGCGGTCCGGAGGGCGATCCTGGTGATGCCATCGGGGTTGCGGCCGGGCAGCTGACCGACCTTGCGCTCGACCTCCATCCACTCCAGCGAGGTCGGGTCGGTCTTCTTGGTGTCGTCGTCCTTCTGCTTCGCGGGGTCGTCGTCGTCCTTCTTCCGGGCCGGGTCGTCGTCCTTCTCGTCGCCATCCTTCTTCTTGGCCGGGTCGTCGTCCTTCTCGTCGTCATCCTTCTTCTTCCGGGCCGGGTCGTCGTCCTCGTCCTTGTCGCCCTTCCGCTTCTTCTTGCTGGTTGAGTTCGGCTCGTCGGGTTCGTCCGGCTTCTTCGTCTTCCTCGACTTCTTCGGGGTCGTGGGCTTGGCTGCCTTCGGCTTCCGCCTCGCCCCGGCGAGCTTCTCCCTGGTCGCCTTCGCCCCGGGCGGTGCGTACTTCTTCCCGCCGCCACCCGCACGTCCGGCCGCACCGGCGATGACGTTGACCAGCCGCTCGGAGAGGGTCTGCCCCCGGGTGAGCTGCTGCAGCCGCCCGCCGACCATGCGGGCGAGATAGCCCACGAACGGGTAGAGCAGCGTCCCGACCAGCACGGACTTGTAGGTGAGCAGCTTCACCGCTTCCAGGTCGCGGCCACTGGCCCGGTACCGGGCCATCAGTGCGTCCAGCTCGCGTACGCCCTTCGGAATGTCGAAGAGGATCTGGCGCAGGGCGTCCTCGTCCTCGATGGCGTCCTTGGGGATGTCGAAGTTCTCCAGCAGCGCACCGAGCCCGGTGCCGGACTCCAGTTGGGCGAGCATCTTCTCGACCAGCTGGTCCTCCAGCTCGGTGACCTTGTCGGTGGCCGCCTCCAGCGCCTCGTCGGCCACGTTGGGGTCGTCGGCGAGCTCCGTGAGCTTCTCCAGCTCGGCCAGACCGCTGGTGAACTCGGTCTCGAAGGCCTTGTACGTCGTCCAGGTACTGGTGACCCGGGTCGCGATCACGTTGATCTGCTGGTACGTCGCGTAGACCGACTCGACCTTCTGCAGGAAGAGCCGCAGATCGTTGAGCCGGTTGAGCAGCATGACCCCGCGTCCCACGGCGGCGGCCGTGCCGACCGGTCCGAGCAGCATGCCGATCAGGTAGGAGGCGCCCAGCTCGGCGGCGAGCCAGGCGATCTCCTCGAGCACGTAGTCGCGGATGCCGGCGATGCTCTTGGTCAGGTCCTTGGCGGTGGCCTCGATCTCCGGGGACTTGGTGCTGGCCCCGGCGAGCAGGCCCTCCAGCATCATCATCTCCCGGAAGACCGGGAGCTTCTCCAGGTCGATGGGGTCGAGATCGGCGCCGTCCAGGGCTGCCTTCACCTCGGGGTGGGTCACTTTGTCCTTGATCGCGGCGAGGTTCTGCAGGCCGTCGTTGAGCGCCTTGACCTGCTCGGCGACCTGCACGTTGGTCTCCGCCGAGCTCTCCAGCGCGATCCGCACCTGGTCGGGCAGCGGACCGGCCTTCGCGTCGCCCATCAATTCCTGGTTGACCCGCAGCAGCTCACGGTCGCTCGGGCTGAGCGCGAGGTACTTGTCCATCTCGGCCGCGGTGTCTATCGGCGTCTCCGACTCCGCTGCAGCGTTCTGGAGGAACGTCACGACGTCGACTAGTTCGGCGGCGGTCATCTCCGCGAGCGTGGCGAGCTGCTCGGGGGTCATCGGGGTGCCCCCCACGTCGGGTAGGTCCTCGAGCCGTTCGAGGACCGCGTCGACCTTCCGCTTCTTCTCGGCGTCGGTCTCGACCGGAAGGATGGCGTCGGGGTCGCCGGTTTTGTCGCCGGCCTTGTCACCGGCCTTGTCACCGGCCTTGTCGCCGCTCTTGTCGCCGCTCTTGTCCGCACCCTCGCCACCGGGGCCGCTGCCCTTCTGGCTGCTGCCGGTCCCGGCCTTGTCGCCGGCTCCCACGCCCTTGCCCTTCGTGACCGGGGTGGTGGGGACGGGCGCTGCGCTCTTCGCGCCGCGCACCTCGAGGTCGTAGGTCGAGTCCGCGAGCTCGGTCCAGGCCGGTATCCCCTTCGGAGGGATGGCGGTGAAGTCGATCTCTGTGTCCGTCGGCACCCGTCCGCTCGGATCCCGCACGAGGTCCTTGCTGCTGTGCAGCTTGTGCTCGCCCCGATAGGTGCCGACGGGAATGATCGAGGAGTCCCTGTCCAGGATCAGGACGAAGGTGCGACCGTCTGTCAGGGTCACGTTGATCCTCCGCTTGGCTCGAAGGATCACGACCCTGCTGATGCCCACAGCCCCGGCGAGAGGCCGGCGCTGCACCGTGCCGGCCAGCGACGGCTCCCGCCGCTGCTGCACCACGTGGGCGAGCTCGTGGGCGAAGAGCTGCCGATCGGCGGTGCTCGAGAGCACCGGTCGGCGGGCGAAGGTGATGGTCTCGCCTCTCGTGAAGGCCTGTGCACTCTGCGCGTCTGCCGCTGCTCTTCCGTCCGATCCCGCGAGGATGCGCACCGAGGAGAAGTCGACGCCGAACCGCGGCTCGAAGTACGCCGCCTCCGCCTCGGTGAGCCCCCGTCCCGGGACGGCACGACCAGGACGCCGCTGCGGCGGCGCACCTCGGCGTACCCGGGACCGGTCGGGCTGCGCGGCGAGCACGGTGTCGGCGGTCTGGTCCGCTGCTGCTTCGTGCCGATCCGGGACCCTCATGACGCCTCCCACCCGGCCAGGTCGGCCGGCGAGAGGACCTGCCCGGACTTGGCGAGCTCGGCGCGGGCCGCCCAGGCGAGGTCGGCCA encodes the following:
- a CDS encoding DUF4157 domain-containing protein; protein product: MRVPDRHEAAADQTADTVLAAQPDRSRVRRGAPPQRRPGRAVPGRGLTEAEAAYFEPRFGVDFSSVRILAGSDGRAAADAQSAQAFTRGETITFARRPVLSSTADRQLFAHELAHVVQQRREPSLAGTVQRRPLAGAVGISRVVILRAKRRINVTLTDGRTFVLILDRDSSIIPVGTYRGEHKLHSSKDLVRDPSGRVPTDTEIDFTAIPPKGIPAWTELADSTYDLEVRGAKSAAPVPTTPVTKGKGVGAGDKAGTGSSQKGSGPGGEGADKSGDKSGDKAGDKAGDKAGDKTGDPDAILPVETDAEKKRKVDAVLERLEDLPDVGGTPMTPEQLATLAEMTAAELVDVVTFLQNAAAESETPIDTAAEMDKYLALSPSDRELLRVNQELMGDAKAGPLPDQVRIALESSAETNVQVAEQVKALNDGLQNLAAIKDKVTHPEVKAALDGADLDPIDLEKLPVFREMMMLEGLLAGASTKSPEIEATAKDLTKSIAGIRDYVLEEIAWLAAELGASYLIGMLLGPVGTAAAVGRGVMLLNRLNDLRLFLQKVESVYATYQQINVIATRVTSTWTTYKAFETEFTSGLAELEKLTELADDPNVADEALEAATDKVTELEDQLVEKMLAQLESGTGLGALLENFDIPKDAIEDEDALRQILFDIPKGVRELDALMARYRASGRDLEAVKLLTYKSVLVGTLLYPFVGYLARMVGGRLQQLTRGQTLSERLVNVIAGAAGRAGGGGKKYAPPGAKATREKLAGARRKPKAAKPTTPKKSRKTKKPDEPDEPNSTSKKKRKGDKDEDDDPARKKKDDDEKDDDPAKKKDGDEKDDDPARKKDDDDPAKQKDDDTKKTDPTSLEWMEVERKVGQLPGRNPDGITRIALRTAGRAIAKRHSTVVGRTRVTAVPDRGAWRVELRRRPAGTSATAIVLMGYRERWDSGQKAIEAWVPSLSDDSRGLGGVRTAVQRFKEPYRYTSLDTEYFAEEGRRGGHRGVQITGTMGRMGKRAITVVDDPVGLHTGQRKDPIPLWWYKDEGWYRGSAGGLRLPNPGVKVPFPAAASARHPVTLPTGTVVTVGIEDEHLIRKGSLVQRTKSRREANPPKQMRAALDQVGVTRLQDSDIDHVQDLGFGGTNKFDNLWPLDREKNRYAFLGRWYRDYTVMYLASDRRTVKRGALWNLVGKWFTVQGTATKVANWGGRDGERP
- a CDS encoding GPW/gp25 family protein, encoding MHLEHPYRFDGRRRTASASHAVWLRGLVEQVLMTRPGERLNRPTFGSGLGQLPFDGLGDELSATTEFLVRSALQQWLGDLIQVEQVEVTSHDSTSRIQVTFQENRTGETHTEIFERRGTG
- a CDS encoding phage baseplate assembly protein V translates to MTAQMTPSTSNPAGTRTWYGKYRGTVVNNIDPKGLGRLLVAVPDVLGLVPSSWAEACVPLAGPTGTPMGAWFVPPTGAGVWVEFEAGDPSRPIWTGCRWGTPADPPTLAKAGLPVSPSIVLQTAGQQTLAISDLPGPTGGIMLKSATGATLIVNDTGIYIQNGKGASIVMTGPTVTVNNGALTVV
- a CDS encoding putative baseplate assembly protein, with amino-acid sequence MDPLLFRCADAEARRAAVTGHPQLNAMDWLEVADLVPGELPADEQATYAALPAGPHRDQLLWQRKLVLHFVNPLTATHQAALTASGISISGGQRIPAPMVAVLSIGTDRVTVRATSSGDTSRYRLDLVRSAVDRRPPVGFDPLLHGIDFSFTVDCPTDLDCRLGHVCVGTHQPEPGLDRLAKDYSTFRRLMLDRVSLLSPEWGDRSPADLAVTLVELFAWTGDRLSYQQDAVATEAYLATARLRRSVRRHARLVDYAMHDGCNARTWVQVRVTADLSPAPSELTFLTRVPGLPDRITPGSREETVAFSSGAQWFEPMVASLDRAVPAPPLRLFAAHDAMGLYDWGLPEFALATGTREAALAGHFPDLEPGDVLVLAQTRSAVTGLEADADPTLRHPVRVVEAEAFDGGAPITDPLTGTRVTRVAWAAEDALPFSLCVTSSGDIAAGRPAVSSGSEAWGNMVLADHGRTVTERLGQVTTGRYRPELAEGPLTQAATTSVRRDDGERQRLRFDPDAPAAAAVRSDPATTRPELTPTSTLEADSTEWTAVPDLLDSGAEDPHLVAEVEADGSCHLRFGAHGHGRPPRVAEAFSGTYRVGNGVEGNVGTDAVGHVVTLDARVAGVRNPLPAYGGTAPETIAQVRRRAPEAFRTQQRAVTPADYERVAVAMPGVQRAAAEMRWTGSWHTVFLTVDPAGETVLDAALEKRLREHVEPFRAAGHDLEVDGPRFVALELELEVCVAPEYFRADVRRRLGARFSAVEAGDGSRGLFHPDSFTFGQPVHLSPVLAAASAVPGVESVRARVFGRLGSPSPLGLQDGRLLMGRLEVARLENDPDFPEHGVLRLVLHGGT